CAACCCGACCATGAGCCGGATTGGTTTTGCTGGGCGCCCTTTCTCGCTGTAGTAAACCGTAAACTCATCATCGAAGTGCTGCCAAGGGATCTGTTTAGCCAGTTGAAGCAGAGAATGATGGGGATTGAGTTGTTTCAACAAATCCGGATAGAGGAAGTTGCCTTGATTACAATTTTTCTTTTTCGCCTTCATAGTCACTCCAAAATCAGTGATTTTTCGACCGGCTTATTACAGAAATACTGCAGTAACTGGTTGAAAATGTACTACGAAATAGAAAAAATGTCAAACAATTTTAAATAGTTGATCTATTTTCAGGGCAGACTAGTTACAAAATGACCAGCGAATGCTTCTTGCCGGTCCGGTAGATAAGGCCCCTGTCAATGAAATTGATTTCCTAAATGTTCTCTTGGTCCGCACCATGTTTCGATGTTTCGAAGCCGGGTGGAATAATTACCGGGTCGGATCAATGACGACGATCTCGCCGGAGATGATTTCCGCCTTGGCCGACTCCACGGCATCAAGCGCATCCTGGGGGATGATGTCGCGGGTGTATTGAAAATCCGAGGTGCCGACTCCGCCTTCGGCCACGCCGAAATGACGCTCTCCCGGCTGGAGATTCCCTTCCACCAGGCTTCGGATGGTTTCATAAACAGCCACGTCAACGCGCTTGACCATGCTGGTTAACACCGTGCCTGGAGCCAGATGGTCCTGCTCGGAATCCACCCCGACAGCATGGAATCCATTTTCCTGGGCAGCGGATATGACTCCAATTCCTGTTGCTCCACTGGCATGGTAGACGATATCGGCCCCACGTTCGTTCTGCGAGATGGCCAATTGTTTGCCCAATGCCGGGGCGCGAAAACTTCCCGCATAGTCAACCAGCACTCGAGCATCCGGATTGACGAAGCCGACTCCTTGTTCGAATCCGCTTTGAAATTTACGAATGAGCGGGACCTCCATTCCTCCGACAAAACCAACGATATTGCTATTTGTCATCTTTCCCGCGAGTACGCCCACCAGAAATGAGCCGTCGTGCTCCATGAAAGTCACTGAGCTGACATTCGGGGCAGATACCACGCTGTCGACAATGGCAAAGTTAATGTGTGGGAAATCTTGGGCAACCTGTGTCAAGGCAGCTTCATGTTGAAACCCGACTGCGAAAACCAGATCGTAATCTTCCATGGCAAATGCTTTCAGGTGGTCTTCCAAGTTTTCAACATCCTTGGGCTCGATAAACTGGAAGGAGATGCCCATGTCTTTCTTGGCCTTCTGCAATCCACGCAGAGCAGCATCATTAAATGTCAAATCGCCCAAACCTCCTGTGGAGAAGACGATCCCTACTCTTTGTTCAGCTGATGCGGTAAACGTCATGGTTAGCAATCCAAGCAGAACGAGAAACATCAAACAACCTGACCTCCGGAACATACAAGCCACCTTTGTGTTATTGCTGTTGAGTCACAATGTTTTTGCAAAGCCTGTCGAAGAACATATTTTCCCCGGCGTTACAAGCAATTCTCTTGGCCGACAAATTACATGGCGGTTGCCGCAAACAATCTGTCGGAAATTCCGACAGGTTCACGAATAGGAGCAACCTTCAGTTGTTGCAAAAATTGCAACAACTGCCATGGCTTGGAAAATCGTACAGAAAAAAGACAGCGGGAAGAAAAGCTGTGACTGACGAGACATCCGGCCTTCCTTCGCGCCGGAAGCGCTATGCCGACTGGCTGGCGAACGTCAAGGGGTGCATTGTCGCCGCACGCAACCGTGCGGCCTTGGAGGGACGATGCGGGCGGCAGTCTGCTGCCCAATTGCCGTGGTTCCACAGGTAGAGCTCAAGGCCATAGGTGAATTGGCGAACGAGTCCTGGGAATGGAATACTAAAGTCTGATTTCACAAGGGAACCGCTTGTTTCGCTCAGGACTCAAAGGTCGCCAAGAAATCTTTTGGTAAGCAGGAAAGAGCTGCTTTCCAAAAGATTTTCGCTCCCTGCCGGGAAATAGTGCCCTCAGGCATGAAACCTTTTGGCGGCTGCATCTTTCCAGCAGGAGCCAAAATTCGTTCTTCTTTGCGACCCCCGTGCCATGAGCGAAGCGGGCGGTTCACATCCAAGGTTCCTCTCTTCCAAATGTCGAAGTCTGATATCACAGAGTCAGGAGTGGGCCTGACTTGGCAATGCCTCCTTTCCTCCGTCATCCTCCTGCTCTCCTACGGACATGATCCAATGCAACGCATGCGACGAATCGCGGGTCAGGGCCAGCTTTGGTTGCATCCATTTCCAGCGTGGTCTAAGCGAATACCAGTCCTGATTCGATTGCCAGGACGGCAAATCGGAAATGTGGCGCAGCCACAGCCCGCAGGGGCCGGACACAGGACGTGTCCGGATAGTTCTGCGCCTTGTCATCAGGTTTTTTGAACAGCCTACGGATTCGGACTTTATCAACACGCAGCGACGCTTCTGCTTCTGAAAGACAGGAAGACCACCCGTGAAGTGTTCGGCACGTACATCCATACGGGTGTATCCGCTAGGAGCGGGAACAGCCGGTGCGATACATCAGCATCCAGAATGCTCTGACACTAAAGTTGGCAGTGCCAATAAAATTGGCACAACCACTAAGGCTTAATCTGGTTGGTACTGTTCTGTAACAATATTAAATCCTAGTGTTTTTCTCATGGTGTAAAATGTGCTAATTATGCTTCAAGGCAGGCACATCCATATTGATTTAAACCTGAAATCTGTTTCAAAAAAGGAGATTGCGATGCAAAAGATAATGGTGAATATTTTGGCCGCAGTTATCATTTTAAGTGTTTTTGTTGCATCAGCGACAGCTTCTACAGGACTGGAAGCGGCTTACAACAGATGTTTAGAAAACTGTGTCGAACTTGATAAGGCAGTTTGTGAGCAGTGTTGTGAAAAGGCTTTTGAGCCTGTAGTTATAAACTGTCGAATGAAATTCATAAACTGTTTGAAATATTGTAAAAATGACAAGAGGTGCGAGAATAATTGTTATTATAAAGTGCAATCTTGCGGAACCGGCGCAAAAGGCGAGCATGTCTGTCCGTAAAATGGGCAGGTACTTTACCTTGTTCTGTGAATTTTTACAAAAAGGCAAAGCAATGCGTAAACTGTTTTCGTCTGCGTTCCTTGGCTTGGCTTTGTCAATTCTGGCCTGTTCCTCATCTCACGCCAATAGCGGCACCTACATTGACTGCATCCATGGCTGTCCCATTTTAATCATTTGCAGTAATTGTTGCAACGAAACATTTAGTGATGTATTGACAAAATGTAATGCGAATCAAAATCGATGTGAAGCCTTGTGTCCGCCAAATACCTCAAAATGCCTTAACCCAAATGTCTTTGGGATCGAAACGTGTTTGCAGCAAGCTTCAAAAAATTTAAAATGCCCACAATGGAAAAGTGTAGCACGGCCACAGGCTGTGTTAACAAGATCTGCAGCCTCAGAATGCAGATTCTGCTACGAAGATGACAGATGAAAGTTTAGAAATCCAAAAATAATTGTCCATCAATAAAGCCTGTCGAATAACCGACAGGCTTTTTTGGTATCCAAAAACAAAATGAGATCCAAAGTTAATAGTTTGTATTCCAAGTCTCATTTCTTGATGTTCAAAATCTATTCTTTGAAATCCCAAATTTTGCCGATTAAAAAATATTGGATCGACATGGCATTGGAAAAGCCATTCAAAGTCACCAGATAAACTTCATTTTATTAATTCAGGCCAATGGTTGCGGATCGTTTTGTGGAATATCTCAAGTAGGTCAAGCGACACGCCAATCATTCGCATCGACTTGAGCATTTTTTTGCTGCATGTTCACCGACCATGCAGCCCACCACAGCTTGCGCACGGCAAAGGCCCAGCGGGGCATCGTCAAATCAGCGCCGCCCAGGGCGAAGGCCACGCCAGCCAGCAAAGGGCCGAGCAAGGTCGCAGCCGGGAACGAAGCCCAGTGCAACCCCACGGCCAACGCGACGGATCCAAGAAAAAAGGCGGCCCACAAGCCGACGGGGCTGAAGCGAAACATTACCGCTACATCACTGCTAATCATTGAGGCATAGCGGCAGGGAACTTCCGCTCATTTTGCCGCAGTTCCAGCCCGAATCCGGGTAATATCCGCACGAGTTTCCCGTAGTTACGTGACCGCTGACTCCCGGAGGAATATAGCTGGAGAGACCGTCACGGGAGATGTCCCTTGTCACCGCGCCTTTGCTGCCACCGACAAAACCGTTTCCGCAGTTGCCATATGAGGGTACGAACAGAATCCAGTATTTAATACCTTTACACCTACAGGCATAATTCTCGTCAGCCAATGCAGGCGTGACCGCTGTAAAGACCAGGGCGCAGACGATGATCAGCGCACAGGCAACTTTTTTTGGATCCGTTTTCCACATTGTACTCATGATCGTTCCTCTTTGGTTGGATGGTGAGATATTGACTTGATAATGAATGTTTCATGCCTTGCAAAAAACCATAATTTTAAAAGGGTACAATGCCGCTCGTTGTGCCGCCTGCCCTCATGCCTCCCATTTTCGTGCCAGAACTCTGACTCGGCATTGTATAGGTAACCATGACCATGCCATTATAGATACCGACAGTATTTATCGTGTAACCATAGCTTCTTAAACAGCCCGGAATCTCATAAGCAATATCAATGGTCGAGTTGGGTATTGTGTTTCTGTATCCCCAGGCATTCAGGTTGGTTCTCATGCAGCTCAGTCCGGAATCGGCATCGGCCTTTGGCACAGTGACCACACAGAACAGGACAATCGAGGCAAAGAGGACACCTGAAGCAAAACAAAAGATACCGTTAATCAGTTTTTTTTCTCCCATCATTTCCTCCGGTTCAGTGATTGAACCACCACTTCTGAATTGTTTGAATGCCCTGGGTAGCTCCCCAGGACTGAAACACGATGTCACGCCATGATGCTTCTCATTCGATCGCGAGGCGATGCCGGAGAATGTCTATCAAATATCGAAATGACTCTAACGGTCATCCTCATGACAAAACCTGCACTCTGATGTCTTCGTCAAACCCGGCTGCGGGCCGCCGGTCTTCCAGTGCGGGCAGTCGAAATCCCGGGAACCTTGCCCCAGGCAGTCATTCCTGTCGCGCATGCAGATGTTCAAGCAGTCCATGGCGCCCGGAGGGCACAGGGCCTCGCACTGGTCCCGTTTCGCGTCGCAGGCCCCCAGGATGCTCCTGAACGTCTCGTTGCAGCAGCTGGTGCAGACGATCAGGTCGGGGCAGCCGTGGATGCAGTCGATGTAGGTGCCGGTGGCGGCATGAAGGTTGGGCGTTGCCATAAACAACAGGGCCAGGGCCATGGAAGCG
The window above is part of the Desulfonatronum thiosulfatophilum genome. Proteins encoded here:
- a CDS encoding BMP family lipoprotein yields the protein MFRRSGCLMFLVLLGLLTMTFTASAEQRVGIVFSTGGLGDLTFNDAALRGLQKAKKDMGISFQFIEPKDVENLEDHLKAFAMEDYDLVFAVGFQHEAALTQVAQDFPHINFAIVDSVVSAPNVSSVTFMEHDGSFLVGVLAGKMTNSNIVGFVGGMEVPLIRKFQSGFEQGVGFVNPDARVLVDYAGSFRAPALGKQLAISQNERGADIVYHASGATGIGVISAAQENGFHAVGVDSEQDHLAPGTVLTSMVKRVDVAVYETIRSLVEGNLQPGERHFGVAEGGVGTSDFQYTRDIIPQDALDAVESAKAEIISGEIVVIDPTR